The following are from one region of the Periophthalmus magnuspinnatus isolate fPerMag1 chromosome 5, fPerMag1.2.pri, whole genome shotgun sequence genome:
- the sfmbt1 gene encoding scm-like with four MBT domains protein 1: MSQDSVESEGDSAQDMPDFNWDDYLEETGALSVPHHAFKHVDQDMQTGLAPGMKLEVCVRSEPDQPYWVANIITTCGQLLLLRYEGYQDDRRADFWCDIMTADLHPLGWSRQHGKTMRAPEAVSEKHRDWELLLEKTLAEECGAPANLLELPLRGKDPVELLSAGCYVELQDSVELDQAWAAEVEENVGGRLKLRLVGTEGLPDTPATLWLFYLHPRIHAPGWAKENNYTLKPPSELLALRTEEEWEEVKQRISELPQDDALTAELTKDQPVIVPHSFKEGMKLEAVDPVAPISIRPATVTKVCNEQYFLVTMDDLCGMEDSESPGRSFLCHRGSPGIFPAQWSLKNGLTLCPPPGYQGPDFDWADYLKQCGAEAAPQKCFTTEQCEHSFKEGMKLEAVNPLSPENVHVATVTRVKGQYLWLSLEGLKTPMPELIVHIDSLDIFPVSWCETNGYPLVHPIKPPVEKERKIAVVQPEKQRIQPKSSSPDDFKPQIAHQSETGPGNGKYCCPKIYFNHRCFSGPYLNKGRIAELPQFIGPGNCILVLKEVLTLLINSAYKPSRVLRELQLDQESRWQGHGETLKAKYKGKSYRATVEIVRTADRVADFCRKTCIKLECCPNLFGPRMVLERCSENCSVLTKTKYTYYYGKKKSKRVGRPPGGHSNLEGGVKRRGRRRKRRKQLFVHKKRRSSASVDNTPAGSPQGSGEEEDLDEDDSLSDDSGSELQDDMQDDSEQSVGKSQPTTPSPSPPATPRPTRRRRKPRSPSFSDDENHPPSPKTSKSEPSQKLCLDTSPLEWSVADVVHFIRTTDCAPLARIFLDQEIDGQALLLLNLPTVQECMDLKLGPAIKLCHHIERVKLAFYQQFAT; the protein is encoded by the exons ATGAGTCAGGATTCAGTGGAATCAG AGGGAGACTCTGCTCAAGATATGCCAGACTTTAACTGGGATGATTACCTTGAAGAGACAGGGGCTTTGTCCGTACCACATCATGCTTTCAAACAT GTGGACCAGGACATGCAGACAGGACTTGCCCCTGGTATGAAACTAGAGGTATGTGTGCGCAGTGAGCCTGACCAGCCTTACTGGGTGGCAAACATCATCACCACCTGTGGGCAACTATTACTTCTCCGATATGAGGGTTATCAAGACGACAGGCGAGCTGACTTCTGGTGTGACATCATGACTGCTGACCTACACCCACTGGGATGGAGCCGACAGCACGGCAAAACCATGAGGGCACCTGAGG CTGTTTCTGAGAAGCACCGAGACTGGGAGCTTTTGCTGGAAAAAACTCTGGCAGAAGAGTGTGGTGCACCTGCCAACCTTCTCGAATTG CCCCTGCGTGGGAAAGATCCAGTGGAGCTGCTGAGTGCCGGCTGTTATGTGGAGCTCCAAGACAGTGTTGAGCTGGACCAGGCctgggcagcagaggtggaggagaatGTCGGTGGAAGACTCAAACTGCGTCTAGTGGGCACTGAGGGTTTACCAGATACACCAGCAACCCTGTGGCTGTTCTACCTTCACCCACGCATCCATGCTCCTGGCTGGGCAAAGGAGAACAACTACACTCTCAAGCCACCCTCTG agctgCTGGCGTTGCGGACAGAAGAAGAGTGGGAGGAGGTGAAACAGAGAATCAGTGAGCTGCCTCAAGATGATGCTCTCACAGCAGAGTTGACTAAG gaTCAGCCTGTCATAGTGCCACACTCTTTTAAAGAAGGGATGAAACTGGAGGCTGTTGACCCTGTTGCTCCCATTTCAATCCGACCTGCCACCGTAACgaag GTCTGTAATGAGCAGTACTTCTTAGTGACAATGGATGATCTTTGTGGGATGGAAGACTCTGAGAGTCCTGGACGTTCCTTCCTGTGCCACAGAGGCAGTCCAGGGATCTTTCCAGCTCAATGGAGCCTCAAAAACGGACTGACACTCTGCCCGCCACCag ggTACCAGGGTCCAGACTTCGATTGGGCAGACTACCTGAAGCAGTGTGGGGCAGAAGCTGCACCTCAGAAATGTTTTACAACT GAACAGTGTGAACACAGCTTCAAAGAAGGAATGAAACTAGAGGCAGTCAACCCTCTGTCACCAGAGAATGTTCATGTGGCTACAGTCACCAGGGTCAAAGGCCAATACCTTTGGCTcagcctggaag gacTCAAAACACCAATGCCTGAGTTGATAGTTCACATTGACTCCCTCGACATCTTTCCAGTCAGCTGGTGTGAGACAAATGGATACCCACTCGTCCATCCTATTAAGCCCCCAG ttgagaaagagaggaagattGCAGTGGTCCAGCCAGAGAAGCA AAGAATACAACCAAAATCCTCCTCACCTGATGATTTCAAACCACAAATAGCCCACCAGTCAGaaacag GACCGGGTAATGGAAAGTATTGTTGTCCAAAAATTTACTTCAACCATCGCTGCTTCTCCGGGCCATACCTCAATAAGGGGCGCATTGCTGAGTTGCCTCAGTTCATTGGTCCAGGAAACTGTATCCTTGTTTTGAAAGAG GTATTAACTCTGCTGATAAACTCTGCATACAAGCCGAGCCGTGTGCTGCGGGAGCTGCAGCTGGACCAGGAGAGCCGCTGgcaaggccatggagagacacTTAAAGCCAA GTACAAGGGCAAGAGTTATCGGGCCACGGTGGAAATTGTCCGCACTGCAGACAGAGTGGCTGATTTCTGCAGAAAAACGTGTATCAAGCTAGAGTGCTGTCCAAACTTGTTTGGGCCTCGCATGGTTCTAGAACGCTGCTCGGAGAACTGCTCAGTTCTCACAAAGACCAAATACA CATATTACTATGGAAAAAAGAAGAGTAAGCGAGTCGGTCGCCCTCCTGGGGGTCATTCCAACTTGGAGGGTGGAGTCAAgcgaagaggaagaagaagaaagaggaggaagcagCTCTTTGTTCATAAGAAGAGACGCTCTTCAGCGTCTGTTGATAACACCCCAGCTGGGTCTCCACAG GGaagtggagaggaagaggatctTGATGAAGATGATTCTTTGAGTGATGACTCAGGATCAGAGCTTCAAGATGACATGCAAGATGACTCTGAGCAATCAGTTGGTAAATCTCAGCCAACAACTCCATCCCCATCACCACCGGCAACACCACGACCCACACGCCGGCGCCGGAAACCTCGCTCACCGTCTTTCTCTGATGATGAGAACCACCCCCCTTCACCAAaa ACCTCCAAGAGTGAGCCTTCTCAGAAGTTGTGCTTGGACACCAGCCCCCTGGAATGGAGTGTCGCTGATGTCGTGCACTTCATCAGGACCACTGACTGTGCACCCCTGGCTAGGATTTTCTTGGATCAG GAAATTGATGGGCAGGCCTTGCTTTTGCTGAATCTACCCACCGTTCAGGAGTGCATGGATCTAAAGCTGGGACCAGCCATTAAGCTTTGTCACCACATTGAGAGAGTAAAGCTGGCATTTTATCAGCAGTTTGCTACGTAA
- the prkcdb gene encoding protein kinase C, delta b: protein MAPFLRIGFNIYDMGALPPVPEPPICAIKMKESVSTERGKTLVQRKPTMYPDWKSTFDAHIYEGRVLEVVLMKSQEEPLAKATVGVSVLAERCKKSKTNGRAEFWVDLQPSGRVQMAVQYFLEDGDLATNRTSMKVSPEEGLTTLNRRRGAFKQPKIHDIKSHEFTATFFNQPTFCSVCREFLWGLNKQGYKCRQCNAAIHKKCTGLVIARCTGTAANSRDTMFQKERFKIDMPHRFKYYNYRSPTFCDHCGSLLWGLYRQGLKCEECTMNVHSYCQKKVGNLCGVNQKLLAEALFHINLKKDASVKKPDPNGPDTGIYQGVQDVTPEPSANGKAPAPSPTPAPASQIRLSLNQLVFHKVLGKGSFGKVLLAELKGKGQYFAVKVLKKDVVLMDDDVECTMVEKRVLALAWENPFLTHLYSTFQSKEHLFFVMEYLNGGDLMFHIQDKGRFDLNRATFYAAEIIVGLQFLHSKGIIYRDLKLDNVMLDKDGHIKIADFGMCRENVFGDTRATTFCGTPDYIAPEILLGQKYTFSVDWWSFGVLVYEMLIGQSPFQGDDEDELFESIRTDTPHYPRWISKESKNLLELLFERDPTRRLGVVGDIRAHPFFKSINWAALEKLQVDPPFKPKVKSPSDCSNFDREFLSEKPRLSHADKNLIESMDQAAFAGFSFINPKLEQMINK from the exons ATGGCACCCTTCCTGCGAATAGGCTTCAACATTTACGACATGGGTGCGCTGCCCCCTGTCCCAGAGCCTCCCATTTGTGCCATCAAGATGAAGGAGTCTGTCAGCACAG AGCGAGGAAAGACTTTAGTCCAGAGGAAGCCCACAATGTATCCTGACTGGAAATCTACATTTGATGCTCACATTTACGAAGGCCGTGTCCTTGAAGTGGTTCTAATGAAGAGCCAGGAGGAGCCTCTGGCCAAAGCTACAGTGGGTGTGTCTGTACTGGCTGAGCGCTGTAAAAAATCCAAAACGAATGGTCGTGCTGAGTTCTGGGTCGACTTGCAACCTTCAGGTCGAGTGCAGATGGCAGTGCAGTACTTCTTGGAGGATGGAGATCTTG CCACTAATAGGACTTCAATGAAAGTCTCTCCTGAGGAAGGACTCACGACCCTCAACAGAAGGAGAGGAGCTTTTAAACAGCCCAAAATCCACGACATCAAGAGCCACGAGTTCACCGCCACTTTCTTCAATCAGCCCACTTTCTGCTCTGTGTGCAGGGAGTTCCTCTG GGGGCTCAACAAACAGGGTTACAAATGCAGAC AATGCAATGCTGCAATTCACAAAAAATGCACCGGATTAGTGATTGCAAGGTGCACTGGAACAGCAGCCAACAGTCGGGATACAATG TTCCAGAAAGAGCGTTTTAAGATCGATATGCCACATCGCttcaaatactacaactacagaaGCCCCACCTTCTGTGACCACTGTGGCAGCTTGCTCTGGGGGCTGTATAGACAAGGCCTTAAATGTGAAG AATGTACCATGAATGTTCATAGTTACTGTCAGAAGAAAGTGGGGAATCTCTGTGGTGTCAATCAGAAATTACTAGCGGAGGCCCTCTTTCACATCAATTTG AAAAAAGATGCATCAGTTAAGAAACCCGATCCAAATGGGCCTGACACTGGAATTTACCAAGGTGTCCAGGACGTGACACCGGAGCCTAGTG CCAATGGCAAGGCCCCGGCTCCAAGTCCCACTCCAGCACCAGCCTCTCAGATACGCCTCTCTCTGAACCAGCTGGTGTTTCACAAAGTGCTCGGAAAGGGCAGCTTTGGAAAG GTGCTGCTGGCTGAGCTGAAGGGCAAAGGGCAGTACTTTGCAGTGAAGGTACTAAAGAAAGACGTAGTGCTGATGGATGATGATGTGGAGTGCACAATGGTGGAGAAGAGAGTGCTAGCCTTGGCCTGGGAGAACCCTTTCCTTACTCACCTGTACTCCACTTTCCAGTCCAAA GAACACTTGTTCTTTGTAATGGAATACCTAAACGGAGGTGATCTTATGTTCCACATCCAAGACAAAGGCCGCTTTGATTTGAACAGGGCCAC ATTTTATGCTGCTGAGATCATAGTGGGACTGCAGTTCCTCCACTCCAAAGGAATCATCTACAG GGATCTGAAGCTGGACAATGTAATGCTAGACAAAGATGGACACATAAAAATTGCAGACTTTGGTATGTGTCGAGAAAATGTTTTTGGAGATACCAGAGCTACAACATTTTGTGGAACACCAGACTACATTGCACCAGAG ATCCTGTTGGGACAAAAGTATACTTTCTCTGTGGACTGGTGGTCATTTGGTGTCCTGGTGTATGAGATGCTGATCGGTCAGTCACCTTTCCAAGGCGATGACGAGGATGAACTGTTTGAGTCCATTCGGACGGACACTCCACACTATCCCCGCTGGATCTCAAAGGAGTCCAAAAACCTTCTTGAACTG TTGTTTGAGCGAGATCCCACACGGCGGTTGGGTGTGGTGGGGGACATTCGTGCTCATCCATTCttcaaatctatcaactgggCGGCACTAGAAAAACTACAAGTAGACCCACCGTTCAAACCCAAAGTG AAGTCCCCCAGTGACTGCAGCAACTTTGACCGAGAGTTCCTGAGCGAGAAGCCACGCCTCTCCCATGCAGACAAGAACCTCATTGAGTCCATGGACCAGGCTGCCTTTGCCGGATTCTCCTTTATCAACCCCAAACTGGAGCAAATGATAAACAAATAG